The following are from one region of the Microbacterium paraoxydans genome:
- a CDS encoding Lrp/AsnC family transcriptional regulator produces the protein MDDSVDRAILATISRDGRATLSQLSDAVGLSVSAVQSRLRRLETRGVITGYRAILDPEQAGTPLSAFIEITPLDPAQPDNAPELLEHLDAIEACHSIAGDASYMLFVRVPTPRDLEQLVRDVRLAANVSTRTTVVLQTYYEHRPIIPVSTAE, from the coding sequence ATGGATGATTCTGTCGACCGTGCGATCCTGGCGACCATCTCCCGCGACGGGCGGGCGACGCTGTCGCAGCTCTCCGACGCCGTCGGGCTGTCGGTGTCGGCCGTGCAGTCCCGGCTGCGGCGGCTCGAGACCCGCGGCGTCATCACCGGCTACCGCGCGATCCTCGACCCCGAGCAGGCGGGCACTCCGTTGTCCGCCTTCATCGAGATCACGCCGCTCGATCCGGCCCAGCCCGACAACGCCCCCGAGCTCCTGGAGCACCTCGACGCGATCGAGGCCTGCCACTCCATCGCCGGCGACGCGAGCTACATGCTCTTCGTCCGCGTGCCGACGCCGCGCGACCTGGAGCAGCTCGTCCGCGACGTCCGGCTCGCGGCGAACGTGAGCACCCGCACGACCGTGGTCCTGCAGACCTACTACGAGCACCGGCCCATCATCCCGGTCTCGACCGCCGAGTAG
- a CDS encoding DUF6421 family protein, which yields MSLVSANSSAVQAVVGEPEVVEDASIAENSAAWAQLKQAAIAIRELQIKDGSIPGASTSSATQDQATALVRQITAAIRALAPAFPHDADYLAASVADFERWASEGFGVPDFLDSLVAFQPQQHRIDGIRHLVVFPMYTQNGSSDRLVEALIVETIWPEFIAALEAGDYGNKLFVSLRLVDFTPGYDTNSAVLFPETVAMREIPTFTWGAIFQDREAARYRRVVRAASEITNLDLPERAAAMLEDQEVAEKTFVMWDIIHDRTHMRGDLPFDPFMIKQRMPFFLYSLEEMRCDMTAFRESVKIERALDARVAAGEELTETEREMHEYAHLVQYAVIFDRIFRFAITGTRVRNYDAVGGQLLFAWLHQRGVLHWTDTALAFDWENVPDAVVALGDAIDDLYWHSIDRPKVAHWLAAYELVRGTLTPHPASQWARGLSDEILAGAPKGYTDAVLDDEFPLSMFFETLDKKMKPVIESTVGIRGTDD from the coding sequence ATGTCCCTCGTTTCCGCCAACAGTTCCGCTGTTCAGGCCGTCGTCGGCGAACCCGAGGTCGTCGAGGATGCGTCGATCGCGGAGAACTCCGCCGCCTGGGCACAGCTCAAGCAGGCCGCGATCGCCATCCGTGAACTGCAGATCAAGGACGGCTCGATCCCTGGCGCTTCGACGAGCTCAGCGACCCAGGACCAGGCGACCGCCCTCGTCAGGCAGATCACCGCCGCGATCCGGGCACTCGCCCCCGCCTTCCCGCACGACGCGGACTACCTCGCCGCCTCCGTCGCCGACTTCGAGCGCTGGGCCTCCGAGGGCTTCGGCGTGCCCGACTTCCTCGACTCGCTCGTGGCCTTCCAGCCGCAGCAGCACCGCATCGACGGGATCCGCCACCTCGTGGTCTTCCCGATGTACACGCAGAACGGCTCCAGCGACCGCCTGGTCGAGGCGCTCATCGTCGAGACCATCTGGCCGGAGTTCATCGCCGCGCTCGAGGCCGGCGACTACGGCAACAAGCTCTTCGTCTCGCTGCGACTCGTCGACTTCACGCCCGGCTACGACACGAACTCCGCGGTGCTCTTCCCGGAGACCGTCGCCATGCGCGAGATCCCGACCTTCACGTGGGGCGCGATCTTCCAGGACCGTGAGGCCGCCCGTTACCGCCGCGTGGTCCGTGCAGCCTCGGAGATCACCAACCTCGACCTTCCCGAGCGCGCGGCGGCGATGCTGGAGGATCAGGAGGTCGCCGAGAAGACCTTCGTGATGTGGGACATCATCCACGACCGCACCCACATGCGCGGAGACCTGCCCTTCGACCCGTTCATGATCAAGCAGCGGATGCCGTTCTTCCTGTACTCGCTGGAGGAGATGCGCTGCGACATGACGGCGTTCCGCGAGTCGGTGAAGATCGAGCGGGCGCTGGATGCCCGGGTCGCCGCGGGCGAGGAGCTCACGGAGACCGAGCGGGAGATGCACGAGTACGCGCACCTCGTGCAGTACGCCGTGATCTTCGACCGCATCTTCCGCTTCGCCATCACCGGCACGCGCGTCCGCAACTACGACGCGGTGGGTGGCCAGCTCCTGTTCGCGTGGCTGCACCAGCGCGGCGTGCTGCACTGGACCGACACGGCGCTCGCGTTCGACTGGGAGAACGTGCCGGACGCCGTCGTGGCCCTCGGTGACGCGATCGACGACCTGTACTGGCACTCGATCGATCGCCCCAAGGTCGCGCACTGGCTCGCCGCGTACGAGCTGGTCCGCGGCACGCTGACCCCGCACCCCGCATCGCAGTGGGCGCGCGGGCTGTCGGACGAGATCCTCGCCGGAGCACCGAAGGGCTACACCGATGCGGTCCTGGACGACGAGTTCCCGCTGTCGATGTTCTTCGAGACGCTCGACAAGAAGATGAAGCCGGTCATCGAGTCGACGGTCGGCATCCGCGGTACGGACGACTGA
- a CDS encoding SDR family oxidoreductase translates to MTTPTSREAQGRVVVLAGATSAAGLAATRALRDAGARVIATGRTSERLRALAEAGAETAVADATSLADMTALAGRLETVDAVVPLVGGWRGGGGLAGQTDDDFAALLPALEAVRATSRAFDGPLRASAAGRFAIVSSTSVARPLAGGANYAAVKAASEAWTRAVAQGYAKAAREADEPLRAAAVVFRAKALDPDALAARLVGLWDTDAADLNDRVLDLG, encoded by the coding sequence ATGACGACGCCGACGAGCCGGGAAGCGCAGGGCCGGGTGGTCGTGCTGGCGGGGGCGACAAGCGCGGCGGGACTCGCGGCGACGCGAGCACTGCGCGATGCCGGTGCCCGGGTGATCGCCACCGGACGCACGTCCGAGCGACTACGCGCCCTGGCCGAGGCGGGCGCCGAGACGGCGGTCGCCGACGCGACCTCCCTCGCCGACATGACGGCGCTCGCCGGGCGGCTCGAGACGGTCGATGCGGTCGTGCCCCTCGTGGGCGGCTGGCGGGGCGGCGGCGGACTCGCCGGGCAGACCGACGACGACTTCGCGGCGCTGCTGCCGGCGCTGGAGGCGGTGCGCGCGACGAGCCGCGCGTTCGATGGCCCCCTCCGCGCCTCCGCCGCCGGACGATTCGCGATCGTGTCGTCGACCTCCGTCGCACGCCCCCTCGCCGGCGGAGCGAACTACGCGGCGGTCAAGGCAGCGAGCGAGGCCTGGACCCGTGCCGTCGCCCAGGGGTACGCCAAGGCGGCGCGCGAGGCCGACGAACCGCTGCGCGCCGCTGCCGTCGTGTTCCGCGCCAAGGCGCTCGATCCCGATGCCCTCGCCGCGCGTCTCGTCGGACTCTGGGACACCGACGCCGCCGACCTCAACGACCGGGTGCTCGACCTGGGCTGA
- a CDS encoding MFS transporter, whose amino-acid sequence MERSAAKTAFANVLVNTLIANVTTSFLWFALTFWVYIETRSVLATGIIGGAYMLFVAFFAMVFGTIVDRHRKHRVMLLSSVISAAAFLVAGVLYLWQPEASLLDLGGPWFWLFSGVILFGGVIEQLRNIALSTTVTLLVPEEKRANANGLVGTVQGLAFLVTSVFSGLSIGFLGMGWTLGIAIVAMALTFAHLLFIRIPESEPEVDPEAKSAVDFRGSVQAIRQAPGLFALIVFSTFNNLIGGVYMALMDPYGLTLFDAQMWGFALAFASTGFLIGGGLVAKFGLGRKPVRTMLLIVIAMGLLGAIFMLREWWPLYVLGMWVYMALVPPVEAAEQTVIQKVVPFARQGRVFGTAAAMEAAAAPITAFLIAPIAEFLVIPYMDSAQGQRQWGWLLGDGEARGIALICLFAGLIMVVAATLAFFTRSYRTLTELYATAPDSAPEEAPEPAVDAVDEAGDGPHAIRDAPPIVPGIPPEPR is encoded by the coding sequence ATGGAACGCAGCGCGGCGAAGACCGCTTTCGCGAACGTCCTCGTCAACACGTTGATCGCCAACGTCACGACGAGCTTCCTGTGGTTCGCCCTCACCTTCTGGGTCTACATCGAGACCCGGTCGGTGCTGGCCACGGGCATCATCGGCGGTGCCTACATGCTGTTCGTGGCGTTCTTCGCGATGGTGTTCGGCACCATCGTCGACCGTCATCGCAAGCACCGCGTCATGCTCCTGTCGAGCGTCATCTCGGCGGCGGCGTTCCTCGTCGCGGGCGTCCTCTACCTGTGGCAGCCCGAGGCGTCCCTGCTCGACCTCGGCGGACCGTGGTTCTGGCTGTTCTCCGGCGTCATCCTGTTCGGCGGGGTGATCGAGCAGCTCCGCAACATCGCGCTGTCCACCACGGTGACGCTGCTGGTGCCGGAGGAGAAGCGCGCCAACGCCAACGGTCTCGTCGGCACGGTGCAGGGGCTCGCCTTCCTCGTCACGAGCGTCTTCTCCGGCCTCTCCATCGGCTTCCTCGGCATGGGGTGGACCCTGGGGATCGCGATCGTGGCGATGGCCCTCACCTTCGCGCACCTGCTGTTCATCCGGATCCCGGAGTCCGAGCCCGAGGTCGACCCGGAGGCGAAGAGCGCCGTCGACTTCCGCGGCAGCGTCCAGGCCATCCGCCAGGCGCCCGGACTGTTCGCGCTCATCGTCTTCTCGACCTTCAACAACCTCATCGGCGGCGTCTACATGGCGCTCATGGATCCGTACGGGCTCACGCTCTTCGACGCGCAGATGTGGGGGTTCGCCCTGGCCTTCGCGTCGACCGGATTCCTGATCGGCGGGGGACTGGTGGCCAAGTTCGGCCTCGGCAGGAAGCCCGTGCGCACGATGCTGCTCATCGTGATCGCGATGGGACTCCTCGGGGCGATCTTCATGCTGCGCGAATGGTGGCCGCTGTACGTCCTCGGCATGTGGGTGTACATGGCGCTCGTGCCGCCCGTCGAGGCCGCGGAGCAGACCGTGATCCAGAAGGTCGTCCCGTTCGCGCGCCAGGGACGGGTGTTCGGCACCGCGGCCGCGATGGAGGCGGCGGCGGCCCCGATCACCGCGTTCCTCATCGCCCCGATCGCCGAGTTCCTCGTGATCCCGTACATGGACAGTGCGCAGGGGCAGCGGCAGTGGGGGTGGCTCCTCGGCGACGGTGAGGCGCGCGGCATCGCACTCATCTGCCTCTTCGCGGGTCTGATCATGGTGGTCGCCGCGACCCTGGCCTTCTTCACCCGGTCATATCGCACCCTCACCGAGCTCTACGCGACCGCCCCGGATTCGGCTCCGGAAGAGGCTCCCGAACCGGCAGTCGACGCCGTGGATGAAGCGGGCGACGGCCCGCACGCGATCCGTGACGCCCCACCGATCGTCCCCGGCATACCGCCCGAGCCCCGGTGA
- a CDS encoding threonine aldolase family protein has translation MSIPHDPAIRGFASDNYSGIHPEVLAALAAANGGHQVAYGEDAYTARLQEVFQAHFGDTAAAYPVFNGTGANVTGLQSMLPRWGAVIAASTAHINVDEGGAPEKIGGFKLLTVPTDDGKLTPELIDREAWGWGDEHRAQPLVVSITQSTELGTLYTAEEIRTIADHVHARGMKLHVDGARLSNAAAALDLPLRAFTTDAGVDVLTFGGTKNGAMLGEAIVVLNPDAAVGLNYARKFNMQLSSKMRFVSAQLIALLDGDLWLRNARHANAMAARLRARIEDGLADGSIVGVEFTQPTQANGVFATLPEGVADQLRDVFRFYDWDAARREVRWMCGFDTEESDVDAFVDALARLTRP, from the coding sequence GTGAGCATCCCGCACGACCCCGCCATCCGGGGCTTCGCCAGTGACAACTACTCCGGCATCCACCCCGAGGTCCTGGCGGCCCTCGCGGCCGCGAACGGGGGCCATCAGGTGGCCTACGGCGAGGATGCCTACACCGCCCGCCTGCAGGAGGTGTTCCAGGCACACTTCGGCGACACCGCCGCTGCGTACCCCGTGTTCAACGGCACCGGGGCGAACGTCACCGGCCTGCAGTCGATGCTGCCGCGCTGGGGGGCCGTGATCGCGGCCTCGACCGCGCACATCAACGTCGACGAGGGCGGAGCGCCGGAGAAGATCGGGGGCTTCAAGCTCCTCACCGTCCCCACCGACGACGGCAAGCTCACCCCCGAGCTCATCGACCGCGAGGCCTGGGGCTGGGGCGACGAGCACCGCGCGCAGCCGCTCGTGGTCTCGATCACGCAGTCGACCGAGCTCGGCACGCTGTACACGGCGGAGGAGATCCGCACGATCGCGGATCACGTCCACGCGCGCGGCATGAAGCTGCACGTCGACGGCGCGCGCCTGTCGAACGCGGCCGCCGCCCTCGATCTGCCGCTGCGGGCATTCACGACCGACGCCGGGGTGGACGTACTCACCTTCGGCGGCACGAAGAACGGCGCCATGCTCGGCGAGGCCATCGTCGTGCTGAACCCGGACGCCGCCGTGGGCCTCAACTACGCACGCAAGTTCAACATGCAGCTCTCGTCGAAGATGCGCTTCGTCTCGGCGCAGCTCATCGCACTGCTCGACGGCGACCTCTGGCTGCGCAACGCCCGGCACGCCAACGCCATGGCGGCCCGGCTCCGCGCGCGGATCGAGGACGGTCTCGCCGACGGATCGATCGTCGGGGTGGAGTTCACGCAGCCGACGCAGGCGAACGGCGTGTTCGCGACCCTGCCCGAGGGCGTCGCCGATCAGCTCCGCGACGTGTTCCGCTTCTACGACTGGGACGCCGCCCGCCGCGAGGTGCGCTGGATGTGCGGCTTCGACACCGAGGAGTCCGACGTCGACGCCTTCGTCGACGCGCTCGCCCGCCTCACCCGCCCCTGA
- a CDS encoding sunset domain-containing protein, with protein sequence MAFAAPLRTLRALAVTVAVALLASGLVFVAAPATATAAADPAFPGVAEALPAAVEAAAGVAAADPGEADPAGTATVTGRVTFPDGTDLSMGRTFVAAYAPGADVGSPLAAAAVTDGSYSLRVPQGDVVLGVVSEGRAVFDQGGPQSGEIVSVGPDGVVRDVVLERSALVSGRVTAPTGVDITGQRVVVAVYPVAGAGAAVSAANVVTDAGTFAVGGLPAGEYRVAFVSSVAGAVSEWWQDAPRFEKARPLVLAAGEARPGIDAALEALHRMETSVPTISGTPVVGQTLRALPGAWTAGAALSYQWYANGKAIAKATASSLALTTAQAGTRITVQVTGKKATFASATVASAATAAVLRPLVAPTPSITGTPTVGQTLKVRTGIWTAGTRLTYQWYINGAPVARATAASFTLPSSAAVKTVTVVVSGTKAGYAAASRRSKPTAAVKGILSAPTPRITGSAIVGSRLTAVPYTWTSGTRLSYQWYLNGRAISRATGSTLVVTPAMVKARITVRVTGTKSGYISAARTSARTAAVVYPGRTKPISTWNCPAWAPIKGNAQSMIYHVRSGAYYAKTKPEACFSTESAAVKAGYRKSKR encoded by the coding sequence ATGGCGTTCGCCGCTCCTCTCCGCACCCTCCGCGCACTGGCCGTCACGGTCGCCGTTGCGCTCCTCGCCTCCGGGCTCGTCTTCGTCGCGGCGCCCGCCACTGCGACGGCTGCCGCCGACCCCGCCTTCCCCGGGGTCGCTGAAGCGCTTCCCGCTGCGGTGGAAGCGGCCGCGGGGGTCGCTGCCGCCGATCCCGGTGAGGCGGATCCGGCGGGCACCGCCACCGTCACCGGACGGGTCACGTTCCCGGACGGCACCGATCTGAGTATGGGGCGGACTTTCGTCGCGGCCTATGCGCCGGGGGCGGACGTCGGTTCCCCGCTCGCGGCCGCCGCCGTGACCGACGGGTCTTACTCCCTGCGCGTCCCGCAGGGCGACGTCGTCCTCGGCGTGGTGTCGGAAGGGCGCGCCGTCTTCGATCAGGGTGGTCCGCAGAGCGGCGAGATCGTGTCCGTGGGACCCGACGGGGTCGTGCGTGACGTGGTGCTCGAGCGCTCCGCCCTCGTCTCCGGGCGCGTCACCGCGCCGACGGGCGTGGACATCACCGGGCAGCGGGTCGTCGTCGCCGTCTACCCGGTGGCCGGAGCCGGTGCCGCGGTCTCCGCTGCCAACGTCGTGACGGACGCCGGTACCTTCGCGGTCGGCGGGCTGCCGGCGGGCGAGTATCGCGTCGCCTTCGTGTCCTCGGTCGCGGGCGCGGTCTCGGAGTGGTGGCAGGACGCGCCTCGATTCGAGAAGGCTCGACCGCTTGTGCTGGCTGCAGGGGAGGCGCGGCCGGGGATCGATGCCGCACTCGAGGCGTTGCACCGCATGGAGACCTCGGTGCCCACGATCAGCGGTACGCCTGTCGTGGGGCAGACCCTTCGAGCGCTCCCGGGGGCCTGGACCGCGGGGGCCGCGCTCAGCTACCAGTGGTACGCGAACGGAAAGGCGATCGCCAAGGCGACAGCCTCCTCCCTCGCGCTGACGACAGCGCAGGCGGGGACGCGCATCACCGTTCAGGTCACCGGGAAGAAGGCCACCTTCGCGTCGGCGACGGTCGCCTCAGCGGCGACGGCCGCCGTGCTCCGCCCGCTCGTCGCGCCGACGCCGTCGATCACCGGTACGCCGACCGTCGGGCAGACCCTCAAAGTCCGGACCGGAATCTGGACGGCGGGAACACGGCTGACGTATCAGTGGTACATCAACGGCGCCCCTGTCGCACGTGCCACCGCAGCCTCGTTCACGCTCCCGTCGTCGGCCGCCGTGAAGACGGTGACCGTCGTCGTCTCCGGGACCAAAGCCGGGTACGCCGCCGCATCGCGGCGCTCGAAGCCGACAGCCGCGGTGAAGGGGATCCTGTCCGCACCGACGCCTCGGATCACCGGATCAGCGATCGTTGGCTCTCGCCTCACCGCCGTGCCGTACACCTGGACCAGCGGCACCCGGCTGAGCTACCAGTGGTACCTCAATGGCCGGGCCATCTCCCGTGCGACCGGCTCGACGCTCGTCGTCACCCCGGCGATGGTGAAGGCGAGGATCACGGTTCGCGTCACCGGCACGAAGAGCGGCTACATCTCCGCCGCGCGCACATCGGCTCGGACGGCCGCCGTCGTCTATCCGGGGCGCACCAAGCCGATCTCGACCTGGAACTGCCCCGCGTGGGCTCCCATCAAGGGCAACGCGCAGTCGATGATCTATCACGTGCGGAGCGGGGCGTACTACGCGAAGACGAAGCCGGAGGCGTGCTTCTCCACCGAGAGCGCCGCCGTCAAGGCGGGCTACCGCAAGTCGAAGCGGTAG
- a CDS encoding DUF4916 domain-containing protein, giving the protein MAVRTPDPEPEPEDEGLGSFRDANPPVPDANPGWLSDVELEEARRHLPMLYVEAIPVRTDGSGQVTEIGVLLRSTPLGEITRTIVSGRVRFGETIRDALFRHVENDLGPMAFPLLPPQPLPFTVAEYFPIPGVSAYHDDRQHAVSLAFVVPVTGTCEPRQDALEVTWFSPEAAASDAVAAEMEGGRGTLIRHALASLGLLR; this is encoded by the coding sequence ATGGCGGTGCGCACACCCGATCCGGAGCCGGAGCCCGAAGACGAGGGCCTCGGTTCGTTCCGCGATGCGAACCCGCCGGTGCCGGATGCGAACCCCGGCTGGCTGAGCGACGTCGAGCTGGAAGAGGCGCGGCGCCACCTTCCGATGCTCTACGTCGAGGCGATCCCCGTGCGCACGGACGGCTCCGGTCAGGTCACCGAGATCGGCGTGCTGCTGCGGTCCACCCCGCTCGGAGAGATCACACGCACCATCGTCTCGGGCCGCGTGCGCTTCGGCGAGACGATCCGCGACGCGCTGTTCCGCCACGTCGAGAACGACCTCGGGCCGATGGCCTTCCCGCTCCTGCCGCCGCAGCCGCTGCCGTTCACGGTGGCAGAGTACTTCCCCATCCCGGGGGTGAGCGCGTATCACGACGACCGTCAGCACGCCGTCTCCCTCGCCTTCGTGGTGCCCGTGACCGGGACGTGCGAGCCGCGCCAGGACGCCCTCGAGGTGACGTGGTTCTCGCCCGAGGCCGCCGCCTCCGACGCCGTCGCCGCCGAGATGGAGGGCGGCCGCGGCACTCTCATCCGCCACGCGCTCGCCAGCCTCGGCCTCCTTCGCTGA
- a CDS encoding alpha/beta hydrolase, which translates to MTENLTIDDAATRWSRTDRAGLPLLVLLHGYGADEHDLFGLVPYLPADVAVASVAAPLTPPWPAPGRSWYPIEGLDGRSSAAVTLAAEAFLRWLDDAAADAPSVALLGFSQGAAVSLQALRLAPERFGAVVALSGYAAPDALPGDAHLAEVSPPVFWGRGSRDDVIPAPLIAHTAQWLPAHTSLSGRVYSGLTHSISEEELGDVHRFLTTWVEGIGADQAEGSRPS; encoded by the coding sequence GTGACCGAGAACCTGACGATCGACGATGCGGCGACGCGCTGGTCGCGCACCGACCGCGCCGGGCTCCCGCTGCTCGTGCTGCTGCACGGGTACGGCGCCGACGAGCACGACCTCTTCGGCCTCGTCCCGTATCTCCCCGCCGACGTCGCGGTGGCCTCCGTCGCCGCACCGCTGACTCCGCCGTGGCCGGCCCCCGGTCGCTCCTGGTACCCGATCGAGGGGCTCGACGGACGCAGCTCCGCCGCCGTCACCCTCGCGGCGGAGGCGTTCCTGCGCTGGCTCGACGACGCCGCGGCGGACGCGCCGTCGGTGGCGCTGCTCGGGTTCTCCCAGGGCGCCGCGGTGTCGCTACAGGCCCTGCGGCTGGCCCCCGAACGGTTCGGCGCGGTCGTCGCGCTGAGCGGCTACGCCGCCCCGGACGCCCTTCCCGGCGATGCGCACCTCGCGGAGGTCAGCCCCCCGGTGTTCTGGGGCCGCGGTTCGCGCGACGACGTCATCCCCGCGCCGCTGATCGCCCACACGGCGCAATGGCTCCCCGCGCACACGTCCCTGTCCGGTCGCGTCTACAGCGGACTGACCCACAGCATCTCGGAGGAGGAGCTCGGCGACGTGCACCGGTTCCTCACGACCTGGGTCGAGGGGATCGGCGCGGATCAGGCGGAGGGGTCCCGGCCGTCCTGA
- a CDS encoding ABC-F family ATP-binding cassette domain-containing protein, with the protein MSQPSSSHAAVVLDRLSLTWPDGTVALDGVSGAFGAGRTGLVGRNGAGKSTLLRLIAGELSPTSGTLSTSGEVAFLPQQLTLDVDRRVSDLLGVTAALDAVRAITAGDVDPAHFDAVGDDWDIEARAEASLAEAGLAPAFLDRTVGELSGGEAVLVAIAGIRLRRAPLTLLDEPTNNLDRDARAALAAMVQSWKGTLIVVSHDLALLELMDDTAELYGRNLSVFGGPYSEWRAWLDAEQDAAKQAEVAAAQVLRKEKRQRIEAEVKLAHRARTAKKAEVEKRVPKIVAHGRKMAAEVSAGRLRTEVGAKEDAARAAHDAAGRRVRSDASMKIELPDPDVSRSRRIAELGGPERSWVIQGPERVALVGRNGAGKTTLLERLVDGAVHNSGQEAPERPNPTLKAEIGRDLLSCERPELRAEALTDRIGYLPQRVDGLDESLSAFANVAVAAPQVPEKELRNRLARFLIRGGTADRPVSALSGGERFRVALARLLLTDPAPHLVVLDEPTNNLDLDTVDQLVEALRAYRGAVLVVSHDDAFLSRLDLDLTLEIDADGVLQEVV; encoded by the coding sequence ATGTCACAGCCCTCTTCCTCGCACGCCGCCGTCGTCCTCGACCGCCTCTCCCTCACCTGGCCCGACGGCACGGTCGCCCTCGACGGCGTGTCCGGAGCCTTCGGCGCCGGGCGCACGGGACTGGTCGGCCGCAACGGCGCCGGCAAGTCCACGCTGCTCCGGCTGATCGCCGGGGAACTCTCCCCCACCTCCGGAACGCTCAGCACCTCGGGCGAGGTCGCCTTCCTCCCCCAGCAGCTCACGCTCGACGTGGACCGCCGGGTATCCGACCTCCTCGGGGTGACGGCCGCCCTCGATGCCGTGCGGGCCATCACCGCCGGTGACGTCGACCCCGCGCACTTCGACGCGGTCGGCGACGACTGGGACATCGAGGCGCGGGCGGAGGCCTCCCTCGCGGAGGCCGGGCTCGCCCCCGCGTTCCTCGACCGCACGGTCGGCGAGCTGTCCGGAGGGGAGGCCGTGCTCGTCGCGATCGCCGGCATCCGGCTGCGGCGGGCTCCCCTCACCCTCCTCGACGAGCCGACGAACAATCTCGACCGTGACGCCAGGGCGGCCCTCGCCGCGATGGTGCAGTCGTGGAAGGGCACGCTCATCGTCGTGAGCCATGACCTCGCTCTGCTCGAGCTCATGGACGACACCGCCGAGCTGTACGGACGGAACCTCTCCGTGTTCGGCGGCCCCTACTCCGAGTGGCGCGCCTGGCTGGACGCGGAGCAGGACGCGGCGAAGCAGGCCGAGGTCGCCGCCGCCCAGGTGCTCCGCAAGGAGAAGCGCCAGCGGATCGAGGCCGAGGTCAAGCTCGCTCACCGGGCCCGGACCGCCAAGAAGGCCGAGGTCGAGAAGCGCGTCCCGAAGATCGTCGCGCACGGTCGCAAGATGGCCGCCGAGGTGTCCGCGGGGAGGCTGCGCACCGAGGTCGGCGCGAAGGAGGACGCGGCGCGCGCGGCACACGATGCCGCGGGACGGCGGGTCCGTTCCGACGCCTCGATGAAGATCGAGCTTCCGGACCCCGACGTGTCGCGGAGCCGCCGGATCGCCGAGCTCGGCGGACCGGAGCGGTCATGGGTGATCCAGGGCCCGGAGCGCGTGGCCCTCGTCGGACGCAACGGCGCCGGCAAGACGACCCTGCTGGAGCGGCTGGTCGACGGGGCCGTTCACAACTCAGGACAAGAGGCGCCGGAACGTCCGAATCCGACGCTGAAGGCGGAGATCGGGCGCGATCTCCTGAGTTGTGAACGGCCGGAGCTCCGGGCGGAGGCGCTCACTGACCGGATCGGCTACCTCCCGCAGCGCGTCGACGGTCTCGACGAGAGCCTGTCCGCCTTCGCGAACGTGGCCGTCGCGGCACCGCAGGTCCCGGAGAAGGAGCTCCGCAACCGGCTCGCGCGGTTCCTCATCCGGGGCGGGACGGCCGACCGTCCGGTGTCCGCGCTGTCCGGCGGGGAGAGGTTCCGGGTCGCTCTGGCCCGGCTGCTCCTCACGGATCCGGCTCCGCACCTCGTCGTCCTCGACGAGCCGACGAACAACCTCGATCTCGACACGGTCGACCAGCTCGTCGAGGCGCTGCGGGCCTACCGCGGGGCGGTGCTCGTGGTGAGTCACGACGACGCCTTCCTCTCCCGACTCGACCTCGACCTCACGCTCGAGATCGACGCGGACGGCGTGCTGCAGGAGGTCGTGTGA